From a single Mycolicibacterium moriokaense genomic region:
- a CDS encoding glycerol-3-phosphate 1-O-acyltransferase, with amino-acid sequence MKISADHYAPFTTTDDALVLASVSSPAEEELLNDWLEEQRREHPDSKVDVLRLPHDDPPPAVLAQLVAELEADEDRSVVPVRVFWVPGGLPTRSKVVALLSGRDTYRPPEIIQRRILRRDPSRARVVAGEPAKVSELRQQWADTTVAENSREFARFVIRRAVLAIERVELRLLGPEYKSPRLIKPEILASSRFREGLEQIPDATVAKAGEMLDELSTGWSRFSVDLIPSLGRAIFSRGFDPNIDYDRDEVEAMRRNLESHPAVLLFSHRSYLDGVIVPVAMQENRLPPVHTFAGINLSFGFMGPLMRHSGVIFLRRRLDDPLYKYVLRQFVGYIVEKRFNLSWSIEGTRSRTGKMLPPKLGLLAYVADAYLDGRSDDILLQPVSISFDQLHETAEYAAYAQGGEKTPEGLSWLVNYIRAQGERNYGKIYVRFPEAVSMRDYLGEPHGPMVEDEAAKRLAMQKMAFEVSWRILRATPVNATALVSALLLTARGVALTVDQLHHTLQDSLDYLERKQTPMTNSALRLRTTDGVRAALDALSNGHPVTCVDSGREPVWRIAPSDEHEAAFYRNTLIDAFLETSIVELALVYAARSDGDRLEAFWNQALRLRDLLKFDFYFADSAAFREHLMEELSWFDDWEGAVVAGSTKIDQLLHAKRPMIAGALLRPFFEAYEIVADVLRDAPAEIDEKDLTKRALGLGKQYVAQGRVRNNESVSALLFATARQVVADQNLLTPAADLTERRTAFRDELRGILLDMDKVDQISRDQFFQREALRRKAASRRN; translated from the coding sequence GTGAAAATCTCCGCGGATCACTACGCGCCCTTCACGACGACCGACGACGCGCTCGTGCTCGCGTCGGTGTCGTCGCCCGCCGAAGAGGAACTGCTCAACGACTGGTTGGAGGAGCAGCGTCGCGAGCATCCGGACTCCAAGGTCGACGTTCTGCGACTGCCGCATGACGATCCGCCGCCCGCGGTACTGGCGCAGCTCGTGGCGGAACTGGAGGCCGACGAGGACCGGTCCGTCGTACCGGTGCGGGTGTTCTGGGTGCCGGGAGGCCTCCCAACACGGTCGAAAGTCGTTGCGCTGCTGTCGGGTCGCGACACCTACCGGCCGCCGGAGATCATTCAGCGCCGGATCCTTCGCCGGGACCCGTCCCGCGCAAGGGTGGTCGCCGGTGAGCCCGCAAAGGTGTCAGAGCTTCGCCAGCAGTGGGCCGACACGACGGTGGCCGAGAATTCGCGCGAGTTCGCACGATTCGTCATCCGCCGCGCCGTCCTGGCGATCGAACGCGTCGAGCTCCGGTTGCTCGGACCGGAATACAAATCTCCGCGACTGATCAAGCCCGAGATACTCGCCTCGTCGCGGTTTCGTGAAGGCCTGGAACAGATTCCGGACGCAACCGTCGCCAAAGCGGGGGAGATGCTCGATGAACTCTCCACCGGATGGAGCCGGTTCTCGGTAGATCTGATCCCGTCGCTGGGCCGCGCCATATTCAGTCGCGGGTTCGATCCGAACATCGACTATGACCGTGACGAGGTCGAGGCGATGCGCCGCAACCTGGAGAGCCATCCAGCGGTGCTGCTGTTCTCGCACAGGTCGTATCTCGACGGTGTGATCGTCCCGGTGGCGATGCAGGAGAACCGGTTACCCCCGGTTCATACGTTCGCGGGCATCAATCTGTCCTTCGGGTTCATGGGTCCGTTGATGCGCCATTCGGGCGTCATCTTCCTGCGCCGCAGACTCGACGACCCGTTGTACAAGTACGTCTTGCGGCAGTTCGTCGGTTACATCGTCGAGAAGCGGTTCAACCTCAGCTGGTCGATCGAAGGCACGCGGTCGCGAACCGGCAAGATGTTGCCACCCAAGCTGGGTCTGCTCGCCTACGTCGCCGATGCGTATCTCGACGGCCGCAGCGACGACATCCTGTTGCAGCCGGTATCGATCAGCTTCGACCAGTTGCACGAGACCGCCGAGTACGCCGCCTATGCGCAGGGTGGTGAGAAGACGCCCGAGGGACTGTCGTGGCTCGTCAATTACATTCGGGCGCAAGGGGAGCGCAATTACGGCAAGATCTACGTCCGATTCCCCGAGGCCGTGTCGATGCGCGACTACCTCGGCGAACCTCATGGTCCGATGGTCGAGGACGAGGCCGCCAAACGACTGGCGATGCAGAAGATGGCGTTCGAGGTGTCATGGCGGATCCTGCGCGCGACCCCGGTCAACGCGACCGCGCTGGTGTCTGCGCTGTTGCTGACCGCGCGCGGCGTCGCGCTCACGGTCGATCAGCTGCACCACACGCTGCAGGATTCGCTGGATTACCTGGAGCGCAAGCAGACTCCGATGACCAACAGCGCACTGCGACTGCGCACGACGGACGGGGTGCGCGCCGCGCTCGATGCATTGTCCAACGGCCATCCCGTCACGTGCGTCGACAGCGGCCGGGAACCGGTCTGGCGAATCGCGCCGAGCGATGAGCACGAGGCGGCGTTCTACCGCAACACCCTCATCGACGCCTTTCTGGAAACCTCGATCGTGGAACTGGCCCTCGTGTACGCCGCGCGGTCGGACGGAGATCGGCTGGAGGCGTTCTGGAATCAGGCGCTGCGGCTGCGCGATCTGCTCAAGTTCGACTTCTACTTCGCCGACTCCGCCGCCTTCCGCGAACACCTGATGGAGGAGCTGTCGTGGTTCGACGACTGGGAGGGTGCCGTCGTCGCGGGCAGCACGAAGATCGACCAACTGCTCCACGCGAAGCGGCCGATGATCGCAGGCGCGTTGCTGCGCCCGTTCTTCGAGGCCTACGAGATCGTCGCCGATGTGCTGCGCGATGCACCCGCCGAGATCGATGAGAAGGACCTGACCAAGCGGGCGCTGGGCCTCGGGAAGCAGTACGTCGCGCAGGGCCGCGTCCGCAACAACGAGTCGGTGTCCGCGTTGCTGTTCGCCACGGCCCGCCAGGTCGTCGCCGACCAGAACCTGCTCACGCCCGCGGCCGATCTGACCGAACGGCGCACCGCGTTCCGCGACGAACTACGCGGCATCCTGCTCGATATGGATAAGGTCGACCAGATCTCCCGCGACCAGTTCTTCCAGCGCGAAGCGCTGCGCCGCAAAGCTGCTTCCCGCCGAAACTGA
- a CDS encoding cytochrome c oxidase assembly protein, translated as MTTTASGLRSSAVWPVLVGVAVLAGAVAAGLSALSITDALTATGLPDPGPVTTYGLPFVRAAGEIAAVVAVGSFLLAAFLVPPQTNGVLDAGGYRALRLGTVASGVWTVCAALLVPLTVSDITGQPLASRLDPMAIWSVASLVDIAGAWRWTAFLAAAVTIASIPVLRWSPTPLLFAGSLITLLPLALTGHSSSGGSHDLATNSLLIHLVAGALWAGGLLALLVHALRGGEHGYLAARRFSVVALWCFVAMALSGVVNALVRVRQADLLDTTYGWLILGKAAALGVLGVIGWLQRRRGVAALKADPGARGALIRLALVEAVVFGLTFGIAVALGRTPPPPPPVFNPSIPAIEIGYDLAGPPTVARLLFDWRFDLIFGTAAIVFAIMYVLGVIRLRRRGDAWPVGRTAAWLLGCLVLLLATSSGVGRYMPAMFSMHMAAHMLLSMLAPILLVLGAPVTLALRALPAAGRGDPPGPREWLLAALHSRVSRVLTNPLVATVIFVVGFYGLYFGGIFDAAVDSHPAHLAMNLHFLLSGYLFYWVVIGVDPTPRPIPPLGKVGMVFASLPFHAFFGVVLMSTNTVLGEPFYKSLQLYWHTDLLGDQRLGGGMAWAAGEVPLVIVMIALLIQWRRTDERTAKRLDRAADRDDEADLAAYNRMLAELARRDER; from the coding sequence ATGACGACGACCGCCTCTGGCCTGCGCAGCAGCGCGGTGTGGCCGGTGCTCGTCGGGGTGGCGGTGTTGGCCGGCGCGGTCGCGGCGGGGCTGTCCGCGTTGTCGATCACAGATGCGTTGACGGCGACCGGGCTGCCCGATCCCGGCCCGGTCACCACCTATGGCCTGCCGTTTGTGCGCGCGGCGGGCGAGATCGCGGCCGTCGTCGCCGTCGGATCCTTCCTGCTCGCCGCGTTCCTGGTGCCGCCGCAGACCAACGGTGTGCTCGACGCGGGCGGCTACCGTGCGCTGCGACTCGGCACCGTCGCCTCCGGAGTGTGGACCGTCTGTGCCGCGCTCCTGGTACCGCTGACCGTGTCCGACATCACCGGCCAACCGCTGGCGTCGCGCCTTGATCCGATGGCGATCTGGTCGGTGGCGAGCCTGGTCGACATCGCAGGCGCGTGGCGATGGACCGCGTTTCTGGCCGCCGCCGTGACCATCGCCAGCATCCCGGTGCTGCGCTGGTCGCCCACACCGCTGCTGTTCGCCGGGTCCCTGATCACCCTGCTGCCGCTTGCGCTCACCGGACATTCGTCCTCGGGTGGTTCGCACGACCTGGCCACCAACAGTCTGCTCATCCACCTCGTGGCCGGTGCGCTGTGGGCGGGTGGCCTGCTGGCGCTGCTGGTGCACGCGCTGCGTGGCGGCGAACACGGCTATCTGGCCGCGCGCCGGTTCTCGGTGGTCGCGCTGTGGTGCTTTGTGGCCATGGCGCTCAGCGGTGTCGTCAACGCGCTCGTTCGTGTGCGCCAGGCCGACCTGCTGGACACCACCTATGGGTGGTTGATCCTGGGCAAGGCGGCGGCGTTGGGCGTGCTCGGGGTGATCGGCTGGCTGCAACGACGGCGCGGTGTCGCGGCCCTGAAAGCGGATCCCGGTGCGCGCGGCGCACTGATCAGACTGGCACTCGTCGAGGCGGTCGTCTTCGGGCTGACGTTCGGTATCGCCGTCGCGTTGGGCCGGACACCACCTCCACCCCCTCCGGTCTTCAATCCCTCGATCCCGGCGATCGAGATCGGCTACGACCTCGCCGGGCCCCCGACGGTCGCCCGCCTGTTGTTCGACTGGCGTTTCGACCTGATATTCGGCACGGCCGCAATCGTATTCGCGATCATGTATGTGCTCGGCGTCATCCGGTTACGCCGCCGCGGCGACGCGTGGCCCGTCGGCAGGACCGCGGCGTGGCTCCTGGGATGTCTGGTGCTGCTGCTCGCCACGTCTTCGGGTGTCGGTCGATATATGCCGGCCATGTTCAGCATGCACATGGCAGCGCACATGCTGCTGTCGATGCTCGCGCCGATCCTGCTCGTGCTGGGGGCTCCGGTCACGCTGGCGCTGAGGGCATTGCCCGCCGCAGGGCGCGGCGATCCGCCCGGTCCGAGGGAGTGGCTGCTCGCCGCCCTGCATTCCCGGGTGTCGCGCGTGCTGACCAATCCGTTGGTCGCGACGGTCATATTCGTCGTCGGGTTCTACGGGCTGTACTTCGGCGGGATCTTCGATGCAGCGGTCGACAGTCATCCGGCGCATCTCGCCATGAATCTGCACTTCCTGCTGTCCGGCTATCTGTTCTATTGGGTCGTGATCGGGGTGGATCCGACGCCACGCCCGATCCCCCCACTGGGCAAGGTCGGAATGGTGTTCGCGTCGTTGCCGTTTCACGCCTTCTTCGGCGTCGTGCTGATGAGCACCAACACCGTTCTGGGAGAACCGTTTTACAAGTCACTGCAGCTGTACTGGCACACCGACCTGCTGGGTGATCAGCGGTTGGGCGGTGGAATGGCTTGGGCGGCAGGGGAGGTGCCGCTCGTGATTGTGATGATCGCGCTGCTGATCCAGTGGCGCCGCACTGACGAACGCACCGCCAAACGGCTTGACCGAGCTGCCGACCGTGACGACGAGGCCGACCTCGCTGCGTACAACAGGATGCTCGCCGAACTCGCCCGCCGGGACGAGCGCTAA